The nucleotide window aaaaagtgtaTTACGCCTGTAAGAATGTGCACCACGGTTTACCTGGACCGACTGTTCAGCCCTGTGTTAAgaatggactgtttcttgtgtttttatttaaacagagtctgcaagaaagtttttcaaaagggtattatccctacACACCTGTGCAAcattgtttaactgtactaagcggtcagCCCATTGccacgaataaatttttaactttcagaaaaacttattccgcaaaataaaataatattgaccgaatGTTTTTGCCATGACCGGGTAACAATGGTGTGTTAACTCTATTTTTATTACAGCTATTGTTGCGGgatagttattttttaaaaagattatatTACAGTGAAGCACTCCACCTCATTGTGTGAAGCAGTTTACGGCTGTTATTAaacgctccacagagtgtttaTCGCCGGCTCACatcttgacttgtggcttaccctggCGTTTTGACGCCGGGTTTACCCGGCTAGTCTTTAATAATATCGAAATTTGCCCTTAAAATGCTTTGTTTCATCTTTCTGGTTTTTGGTCACATCTGATGTGGCGAGATAGACTTGACTGGAACTCGCTACAGAATATGCATCTTTTTCTATCATAACTTTGTTTGAAGAAGTGTGTAGAATTCATATTACGATTGTCAAATTTGTTACATTCAAATGTATGCATTAATATATGCTGTGTGTATGTGCATGGTTGTTCCGTCAATGTAATTAATACGACATGCTGCCAATCGGATTACTTCTTGTtggtttttttctcttcttcgaCTCTGCCTTTGGCTGTTCAACTGATGCAACGCTGTTCTCCTCGTCCACGTCAGCAAGCATAGCCATTAAAGACCTCTGGCGCCTGTTACTGCAAGtggaagtttttttaatttcgacTTTGACGGCTTCTCCTCGTCTGATTTTCTATTAAACCGCTGCAAGGATTCCTTCACTTGCCATATACGtcctttaaaaatgttgttcaaCCTCTTATCTCCAACCAACGGCGAGTTTGTTTCAAGAGTTTCTGCTAACTCAGGACGGTTGAGCCATAGAAAATTTATGActgtttttgaacttttttttgttagccATTTCTAAATTacggaaaagataaaaataatccTTTAGGTAAACAAATATAAGAGTAAAGTGTAATTTGTATGAAAATACTTACCGATTTAAAATATGAAGCAGTGTGACTGATGACGGCTAAAAGGGCAATGCAAATGGAATTGCAGTCATCAGTATTTATACTTTCTTGCATACAAAGTGAACAACAGCATACCCCAGCAATAACCAATTAAAAAGTCATGTTATGTATTGGAGAGCGTGATGTAAAGAACACAAACAATAAGAAATTcaagaaaacacaaaaaatgtaaattcttagatatttcaaatgtttttttaaatggcaACAGTTGTTGATACAACAGCACTGTTAACATGTTTCCACGTTCATGCAGCATTGAGTGCAATTGGTCGGAACATTCATTGATAAGAGTGACCAGTTTAAGTTGATCTCCATTCTTTGAAATTGAAGCTGCAAGTGTTGATTCATCTGCTTGTGCCGTTGCCATAGCTACGTCTCCTAAGAACAAAGGTAATTACTCAAGAACGTAACAGAACTTAAACAAAAGCCAAATCAATAGCACATTGCGTTCATAGATTGGGATGGAattataataaatacaaaataataattatttattaattattattttgctAAAATTTGGCAAATTTCCATTTTAGTCCACTTGTTGTTTCTGATCTTGTGGTGTTCTGTTGTGATCTGTTGGATTGATCAAATTTATAGTAGCAGAGGAATCAATGTGAAATAACGAAATACTacttaagaaaaaatttaaaaaagacttatGATTATTTGGAAGATAATTTGCTTATTTTCAAAAGAGCAATGATGGCAGCGTGACTGTCAATTATTTCACTATACTCAGCAATTATCAACCAAACAGTATTCCTGATTTATTGGTAatatttttagaattaaaaaataaaatcagggGCGGATACAGGTTTAAAAAGTCCTTAGTCAAAATTTTTCGTGAAGCCAAAAATGTTTTGTCGCAAATGCCccaattatcattttttaatgtataatTACCAGACACCTATTTCATAagaataaattgaaagaaaaaacaacatatatCTAGCTACTTTTTCATAGCAGCTGGTAttacaaaataatgttttttgaaaacttgAAGGGTTGCATTAAGAACCcataaaaatcttctttcttctttcttgcaCATCACATAATGTAGAAAACCATGGACAAATTGAAACTAACATGAAATGGGTCAAATTGAGCAAATTGTCAAAACCGGCCAATGGAATAATGAATGAATCTATCAAATTTGACATCTAAACATCAGTATACCGGGCTGACATAATaacaaagaaatatataaaaacaaaataaatccaaaattaagaaacttttacagTGAACCTAAGATGTTAGGTGTATAATTACCAACTTAAAAGTAAGACTTAGCAAAAGATGAGTAAGTAAAGGTAAGTATGGGTAAGTAAGGATTAAAGTAAATTGTTTAAATATTATTAAGTTTTAAGTGAATTTAAATTAACTGTAATCTTCTAGGATCTCGGGCAAAAATATTAAGTACATATCTACCTTTGGAATAATTTCTTGATGAATGTACATTAAGGAAAGGCGATTAAGACGATCTTCTGTCATGGTACTAcggcaataattttttaatcgtCTCAATGATGAAAAACTTCTTTCACATTCACATGAAGTAATAGGGATAGTAGCAAGAATGCGAATAGCAACATTTATtgactttaaagtttgaacaatGGTTTCAGGTCTTGTACCCTGATAATCCAAAGCAAactttcccacagtaaaaatctacAAACCTTTTGAATTTGCTCTTCTAATCTTTATTGGAGTAAACCATTGAAACTACTTTGGCTGGTACAATGCACAATCCATTATACACTacaaagttttcaaaattaaaccTCGAGTTAAGTTCACTGTTTAAATGGTCCAAGATTGGTATGGTTAaggcttttttataataatcctTTGGACTGATAGCAGGTTGGTTGTCCCTTAATGTTTGACTTCTGATAACCCGTTTCATTTTCTCCTCAACTCCTACACTTTCCGCAACATCTAATGCCTCCTTGTACCTTgagttgtgaaaaaaatctaCATTGTTCCTGCAACTCatatttgtatttttcaaattagTGATGTATTAAACATTATCTGTAATATCAATACTTCTATCTTGACGCAAAGTTGTAACACCATGTGTTAGTGCCAAAACATTTCTGGTCACAACCACAGATACAATGAACTCAAAGGtagaaatttcattaaaaaagagTGTGCTTTGGTGGCAGTTTCATTATtgacaattttatttaaattaactgTCATATCATCAAGGGTCACATAAATTGCAACATAAAGTTCCTGAAAATCTTCCATGCCATCAATACGCTCAATCCACCGTGTTCGGCAGACATCTTTAAGTTTAGACTTGAGAGTTAGGACAATAttgaatgacatttttttcaagttgccttttttgtgaaaagttaaagaagtaggaaatttctttaattttcttcCAGCGTAATGGAACAAGATTTAGCAACACAAAGGTTTAAACGGTGGCTATGACAATGAACATAAATAGCCTTTTTGTTAACTGACAGAAGACGAGCTGATAAACCATTTAAATGTCCAGCAACATTACCAGCCCCATCATAACCCTGGCCCCTGCAATTACTAaaatctagatttaaattttgcaGAGCAGACAACATCAGCTGGGCTAAATCTGCACCAGTTAAACCCTCTTTACAAtgaagaaatttaagaaaatcttcCTTGATATTTCTACTTGAATCAACATAACGGATTACTAAAGAAAGTTGTTCCTTATTAGAACAATCTAAAAGTTTATCAGCCAGGACAGAGAAAAATTTATTCTTCCTAATTTCAGAAACAATTTTATTAGttattacttcaccacaacAATTTATTAAATCATTTTGAGTGGTTTTGGAAATATATGTTGCGTTTTTAGGGCTTTTTGATAAATGCTCTTTTAAATCAGTATCACCACCTCGAACTCGAAAATTCAGCAATTCTACAAAATTGCCAGTTCTCCGTACTGAATATTCCCCTGGAGCTGAATGATACTTAGCATCATCACGATGTCCTCTTAGTGCAATACCTTTCCGTCCACACAATATGATGGCATCTATAATGGGAATCAGTTTTTTTCGGTTTTCTAATACAACAGTTTTCCTTTGGTTGTCAATTAAGACATCAATTGGTTGGGATTTACCTTCAACAGCATTTATCAGTGAGGTAAAAGCATCACTATGTATGCCATTGGGAACATTTTCATGGCGCTTGAAAGCAGCACATGCATCAGGCCAATATGTTAATGGCTCACGTAACAGTTTCATTATTTTATATGCCTTGGTTGGAAATCTGTCAACATCTTGTCTTGGAGAATAACATAGCCAACTAAATGACTTAAGTCTTTCCCGACGaaaacttttagttttttttttaggaaaaacaaGTCATCACATTTGtgaacattttttatcaaattacATAATTCTTCTGGCCTAGGACCTTTACATTTGTCCCTATATCCAGCAACATCCCACTCATTTATTGAAGAAGTGACAAGAGATGAGCTACCTGCTTTTGATGATGATTCTGAGAAAAATGAAGGAAATAATAAAGGCTTTTGGGAGAAAAAGGATACAGGGGAAGAAAGATTAGCAGGGGAAGTAAAAGTAGAagaattttttccaaaaacttGGCTGGCATTGGAGGTAGGAATGGAAACCGTTAAACTATTTTTAGAATTATATGTAGATAAACTTTTTATTGAATCAGTactatttattttagttatcgGCAAACTGTTTTGTGTGGACATACTTTTTACTTTAGGTAATACAAGCTTATCGCTGCATTAATCGGTCCAAAATGATAGCTTtgcttgtactttatcactagCAAAACCCAcagttttaattgtttttacaagttttttttcattggaaaaGGATTTATGCTTACTACTATGATTTAACAAACGTATACAGGGAACAAAATGGTTTGGTTTATAATTTTCACCTGGTCTCGATACATAACCATGCATAACATAACAAAGCTCTATGTCAGAAGCTATGTTTTCATTGGGGATTCGAGGTTGAACTTTCTCCGCAAACAATAACTTATAACATGTTTCGCCGCATTCGGGGTATGTTACATTTATATTGTGATTAATGAGAGTAGAAAGGCCAAGTATGTCAAGAAGACCTGCCCATCTGCCGTTTTTGCAATTATACAGAGCTTCAAATTGCACTAATTCTGTAAGTGAAGAACCATGGGGGTAATCTTTATCAGATATAGCCAGGGACATATCAAATACTTGTTTGAAattcttaaaaagttggttattaTTTAGTTGTCCTTGTTCAAAAATAGAGGGGATGCGTAGAATAAAACTCAGCACGAATAAACAACTCTAAAGAAGTAAGTAACCTTAAATCATGGCACAATGAACTGTCACCTGACAACATTAATGATACCGAGCTGTATAAGCAGTTTCCACTTGCTTCAGagctaaaacaagaaaaacaaagccAATCTGAGTCTTGTGCCTAACTAGTAATACATTCACAAACATAACAACACAACTCAGCTaccatttatatatttttttatgacacgttttgtaaaataaaactattctgagaataaaacaaaagaatatttaataaaaacaattaagGTCAGCCATATTAAATCTTTGGCTTTTGTTTCAGTTTATAACTGAAATATTGCATTGTTATATCAACTCCCGATCGTCGGTGCACGttgtttacataaaaagaaCTTTACGCACTACTATGCCCCTCTCGATTGACATCGTCCGTTATACAGGTAGACAATTTACCTTCGTCACTTGACGTCTTTGACGTGGTATGTATCCGCCCCTGAAAATTCACAAATTATGTGCTGCTAATGCAGGCAGGTATGTATTTAatactttattttgttttctgtggTTATTTCTAAAATAGATTAAGAACAGATTCTTATAATGTTTTTAGGAATagtaaattaaagttttaaacttttaaacttaaattaaaCTGTTGTTGTTCCATTAATTCCCCCTCCAGATTGTAAAATCTTTATGCAAAAACGTtcaatttttgaaacaaaagaGTACTGTTGCCTTTTTATGTTACAAGAACCAATGCAGGTTATATCAAAGTGTTTTAACATAAGTCTTAATTATCATACGCAAAGATTTAATTGTGAATGGTGCACGAGGGGATAGTGCAATATTGGTAATAGTTACCATctgtaaaaagagaaaaatagcaaaaaagacAAATTGTATGAGAAAGTTGGCTAAGCTCTACTTGCAGTTTCTTATGTGCAAACAGACAGCCTCTGCCGCAAAGTTTATTTTCGTTTTGCATCGGCGCAACCTATGACACGCTTCCTTCTCCTACAATTCTTGTCAAGTGGGGAATTTAAAATGACAACAGTTGCACCCTATGTAAAAAACCCTCTTGTAACGTGTCCCACATTTTAGGCGCTTGTAAATTAGCCCTTTCACAAGGTAGATTCACGTACCGCCACGATACTGTTCTACGTGTGTTAGTGACAGCCATTCAGAAGTTCTTATCCGATTATGAGCCAGGAAAACCATCTAGATGTCATAAAATATCCTTTCTTCCAGCTGGTTAACATCTTCCCACCATAAAGCGTTCAAAAATTCAAGGAATCCTTCACCTGGCCTCTGATTGGAGAATTACTGTCAGACTTAGATTCAACCTTAATAGTACCACCTTATCTTGCTGTAACGCAACTTTGTCCGGACATACTTTTAACTTCATgaccaaaactgtaattatccTTGAATTAACTTACCTATGCGAAGAGAACATGGAGACTTGGTATGGACTTAAGGTTGATAAATACTCGTCACTTTGTTCCGTCATGAGATTAAACAATTGCTCTCTGCATTTCTTTGCGGTTGAAGTAGGAGCTAGGGGATTTTGTTCCGAAACAGAATCTGCCTTGTCGCCTCGACTTTTCTAACATGTCTGTGCGTTCCATTCTCAAATCTCTTACTGAGTCATCTATGCGATCGTCGTTTTACATATGGCTATCTCGAGATTCTTTGTCTTGGATTCATCCTGGTAGGGATCCACAGCATACCGCTCAATTGATACCAACTGTTTCAAAGAAACCATCCAAGTCACAAGCAACTTCGACCACTAGCTTTAAGGACACGAATCCCCAGGGCGTAACAAAGAGCTCCACTACCTTGCCTGCACAAGAATCACTAGGCAGCAACAGCGGCTTGCTAAATTTGGGCAACACATGTTACATCAATTCcatcttgcaatgtttttatgtgTTACCCGAAGTCGCCACAGCCATCTCTGCAAATGATTCCAATATGGCGATAGGTAAAAGTTCTGTAAGTATTCTACGCAAACTATCTTCCTCCAACATTCCAGTGAACACTTCTTCATTTCTAAATGCATAAAAAGGCCATGTTTCTAATGCAAGGGGTGCTGCTTTTAATCCGTTCTCTCAGGAAGATGCCCTAGAGATTCTTAAGTATCTCATACCAGAGTTGTCCTTAGCCTTTCCTTTCTTTTGTAGATTATTCAACACTTGTGTGAAAATCTGCACTACTTGCAGCGCTTGCAATAATATTAGCACATCTGAGCAAGTAAGTCCATTTCTTCAACTGCCCTTGACATCGACTGTACAATCCTGAATAGATAACTTTTTGGAGAGCGAAGAATTGTCAGTGTCAACTcgtacttctgtcactactgcaaTAGCTACCAAACTGCAACAGTTGAAGAAGAGGTCGCAGAGTGCAGTTCAATTTTGGTTCTGCAATTAAAGCGCTTTGCGTATAACAAAGATCTTCTGTCTAAGGTTTGTTCtcctgtcacatcttacccAGGCACCGTTTCTATACCTATCACTGTAGACAGTGAAGTCCTTTGTcgcaagcactacaacttaaggGCTGCAATTAACCACTCTGGAAATTTGAACAACGGCCATTACACtactgttgcttataaccaagtACATGGTAAGTGGTTTCATTGCAACGACAGAGCAGTGGTCACTTGCAAACAAAGCTTGCTTAATGGTGTACAACCTTACATCCTTTTTCCTGAAGAGCTTAGGTAAATTGCAGTCAGCAGCACAACTTCTGGCTTATGTCACCAAGGGGGTTaactattcttattttttttttatttttatttttttgtagtcttgtctttggagagtgacgactccacttattaccccagtcaaaataaaagtgaaaaacaaaaaaaattacgccagcaagggggtttgactgtaccaggtcctacctttggagagtgacaactccacttattaccccagtcaaaaaggaaacaaaaaaaaatttatgttagcAAGGTGGTTTGACTGCACTGgtcttatctttggagagtgacgactccacttattaccccagtcacacaagattgtatagagtaggacagatgaaaagTTGTGGATGAAAGAAATCTCTAGTTCCTGCTGAAAACTGTTCGTAGACCTGTTTTGAGGTGACTCAactagacattttgggtaccttggttgaggaatatgagtcgaaacccttctaccctttacagaagtcctgtcctactccctctgtctgtttgtttgttcaattttggTGCCAATTATCTCCTTGAAAAgggaagaattgtgttcctttatatgagcatattctttagaggagcaaaacctccagaatttaaattttaagtcttaactggtcgagtttatcattgtgcatGGACTTTGTAATTTATTCTCAGAAAGATACCAAAAGTCCCTGGACATGTACAGTGGGCACAACTTTCAAGCTTTAAAGGAAGCCTTTTGAAAGACAACGATGAGCTTAAAGCATGCGTAAAGCTTTAAGTCACCTGAAATAGTACAGGCTATGTAAATCGGAAAAGAGGAAAATAAAGAAGCTGCTGCAGTGACGATACTTatctaatgacagctggttaaGCAATAGGTAGAAGTTGCAACCCTCTAAAGGTTTCACAACAGAGCAAAATCGCCGCAGATTTTCATAACAGTAATTGGAAAACgtagtaaaaacaacaacaacaacattaataaataattcaaaaaccAATTTATTAGACACACAAAAcaagtttaacaaaaaaagaagaactaGCTCAGTTTCTCCTGGAAAGAGGCCAAAAAAAAGCCTTCCTCAAACCACCCTAGGCCTTGTGCAATcagacatgtaaaaaatagccgAAGATATAACAAcggaaaaaagtatttgtttttccACAGCATAGTTCAGTTGCCTTTTACGGCAATGCACGAACAACAAACTTTTAGCAAAACACAGTTAGTTTTGCGTTTTAACTGCATCATAAAAACAGTTTGTCACCAATGTAGCTTGATTAAATCTTTGCAGAAAAcgctaaatatatttaatagaaTGTCGTTTTTTTGCATTGAACTGTAATATTTACGCAATTaactattattttatttcttatttttcttcgcTTTTCTCCggtagaaataatattttttatttaggaggtagctaaaatattttttgttttttgttaagttTGAAAATTGAGAAGCAGTATTTTAATACGTGCAAGTACGATAGCAGTTATTTGTCGACCCTAAAAATGGCGAATTATAAGGGTTTCGTTGGACATTAAATAAATGATGTATGCTTTTTTGCAAAATGTGAAAATGATGACTTTAGTTTACTAAACTACGTTGATGTTTGCGCTACATATTGgaagaataacatgaaaacaaactttaattagACAGTAAATTCTGGATCTCTCTGTATCGGGGGATGAATTAAAGTAGTATATTCTgcgaaaaggaagtttaactgTCTTTTTAGCAGTAACTTTGGAGAAACAAAACCTCTATGATTTAACCCTAAAACTTAACAGGTTGAATATTTCATTGTGCCTTGCTGAAATGTTCAAAAGTTTTTCCTCTCTtttctattgattttttaataaaatatattctaTCTGCTGAGTAACTGAGCCACCTTGTCCCCAAGGATTGTCGAGAACAAGGATGGCAACATCCTCAGAGTGTTCAGAATCACTGTTGTTTAAAACAACTTCTTCATCGGTTTTACAGAGTCAGAGTCAAGAGCATCTTTATGATCAAGATTATCTCGCTGACAGCTGCATTATCAGGAACTTGAAATGCAGGCTTAGGCAGTCATCATCATTCATGATTCTCGGCttacgtccgttttccatgctagcatgggttagaCGTGGTGGTCAGCAATAAGCCTTTTTGAGGAGAAGAATAATCTGGagaaatcaatatagaaagggttACGGAGAGGTTGCCTAGGCAGAGGTTTAAGCATGgcacaggaagaggaatcagaatggcaggggtaggcaaggcatggaaggcacaggcaagggcatagtaggcaggcaccagtaAAGGCATTGGAAGGGTAAGATTATTATTAAACACAGCAACCTAAGGCCACGGCAAAAGCAGACAAGGAAACAAAAGAGGGAAACAGCAAAGCATGGAAGTCGCAGCAAAGGCCATAGTAGGCAGCACCCGAAAAGGCATGAGTAGACAAGGGCACGGAGAACTCTTCCCTCTACGACTCAAAGATTACCTGTTACCCTCAATATGATTATATCATATGCTCATGATTACctggtagatagatagatgtgcatattttacatgactagcctcacaaatatcgatataccctgtctattatttccaggaggggccatggcttaacatccaacggcccacaacAGTtggccatctccccaatttccctcacatggcttgggttaacccggggctatggtaacattcactcgtccatattgaatcgccgtcaaaagGAATCGAAACCCAGTCTCCCGCAAAGAGCACAAGAGCTATAATTATTTGCTAAGATCGCCAAAGGAGtggaaactttaaaattttttagcgaTCGTTAGCAACTTTTGATGTCACAAATTTTTGAGAGGCATTGAGaatcaaaattataaacattatgctgaaaaaatgtgctaaaatatttttctgttgaagaataaaaataatcaatttAGAAATCAATTATATTTCTTTAAGTGAGTGAGGCTATTTGCTCTCAAAACAAAGGATATCCCGATAGTGATCAATTCTGCAAGGAACAATagtattaaccaatcaaaaagctcGGTCAGATTCTGATATTTGTATATGTATAACCAAAATGTGTCCAACtctttttacacaaaaaacGGGTAATTTTTACTTAGACCACTGGAACCTACTACCGGGAaacctctctctctctctcctccccccccccctacccTGTGCATCCAACGACCTAACGACTCCCCGTCAAATTGATTCCAGACGttcactaaaataaaaataaatggaaaAGTTAATCCAGTAAATTACATGGAAAAGTAAGGTATACCGAAGTTTTAAACCTAATTGGGtaagttcctggggcaaagcccagaggcagaccgagaaagacttggcaggagattataaggacagacttgatacagagaaagttgagtttagatctaacacagtctagatcagattggaagagggtcattaatataccccgtccaacccatgctagtaaggaaaacggacgttaagccgagaatgatgatgatgatgatgaaccggaaaatataaaattgttGAACATTAAATATGGCACTTACAGTAATCGTTAATGATGACAGCTATACGTTTGATTGCACTGTCACACTTGTGCTTGGACTGGTATACTTCTCAACACGACTTGAATATATGGTAAACACAATATCAAAGCACAGCGAGcaatgttgtaaggcaatgtCTATACCGTGTACATGCAACGCTAAACACCACGAATAACACGACGCAGTATTTGGAACACAGTATCCAACGACCAAAAAGACCTTTATCTTATTGATCCCGGCATGCGCAATTCTGTGAGTAATAAATTCAGCATATAGCGCGActgaaaaatgtgaaattattGTGATAAATTGTTTATTCATGAATACGacgaataataataatgataatacaCTTACCAAGTTATTTATCAAtggtgttttccttttttttgttttgctaaaaaACCAAATAAAGCAGTTGCAAATCATTACAAAATAATAGGTCCATTCTTTCTTGGCTATCAATACAGTTTAGAATACTGGAAACTATTTGTTTTCAATGAGGCGTTATAAAGTTGGTTAAGGAGCGCTCATATGttcatttttgacatttcatttttatgttttgctgttattaattttgtttagaTTAATTAAAACTGTAAAATAATTAAACCTACCAGAAATGTTTACTATTATAGGTAGAGTAAAACAAATATGTCCGCTCAATTGCaagttcaattaatttttttttaaatttgttttgtgcTTTCTACATTCCCAATAATGGTCGCAATAACCGTTAAAAGTTGTCAATGTAACAAATCTCCCCTGTATATATATAAGGCCCaaatgagtttaaaaaaaattagtcgtGTTGAGACACCCCAATAGCATAGAAATATACTATCCACTAAAATCCCTCTTGCTTTTAATTTTGAGTTATGTTTTGAATACGACAGTCAAGTGGGGTTTGTGCAACTAAACGCAACTTTAGAAAGGAGTTCGTTGGAAAAACGAAACGCGACATCGTGAATttctaaaagtgttttttttcgccttattttttaataaattaacttgaaatttgatGTGTGCATATCACTCAATAACTATCATGCGCAAATTCATGTCAGTGGCAGTTTCCAAACAGAAAAAAGTCTAGG belongs to Hydractinia symbiolongicarpus strain clone_291-10 chromosome 1, HSymV2.1, whole genome shotgun sequence and includes:
- the LOC130629543 gene encoding 52 kDa repressor of the inhibitor of the protein kinase-like; translated protein: MKLLREPLTYWPDACAAFKRHENVPNGIHSDAFTSLINAVEGKSQPIDVLIDNQRKTVVLENRKKLIPIIDAIILCGRKGIALRGHRDDAKYHSAPGEYSVRRTGNFVELLNFRVRGGDTDLKEHLSKSPKNATYISKTTQNDLINCCGEVITNKIVSEIRKNKFFSVLADKLLDCSNKEQLSLVIRYVDSSRNIKEDFLKFLHCKEGLTGADLAQLMLSALQNLNLDFSNCRGQGYDGAGNVAGHLNGLSARLLSVNKKAIYVHCHSHRLNLCVAKSCSITLEEN